In Prochlorococcus marinus CUG1415, the sequence TATGGCCATGGATTTGATGATCCAGGATTTAAACTACTCGCTAATTTGATTAAGACTGGATTGCCGGTAACATTTGCAATAGTTATAGGTAAAAAAATTAAAGCAGATGCAAATATAATAGGCATTACTCCTCCTGCGTTTAGTTTTAAGGGTAAATAACTTTGCCTTGTAGGAAGTAATGTTGCATTTCCTATTTGTCTTTTTGCACTCACAATAGGAATACGTCGCGCTCCCTCTTGGACAAAAATTATGCCAACAATTGTCAATAAAAATACTCCAAGTAAAACTGCTATACCTAAAACATCTGCGCGATCACCAGTTTGAGCTTTTTCAATGGTTGAACTTAGAGCCTTTGGTAAAGTCGAAACAATATTTAAAAAAATTACCAATGAAGCCCCTTGCCCTATTCCTTTCTCAGTAATAATTTCACTAAACCACATCACTAACATTGAGCCAGTAACTAAGGCTATAGAAGTTTGCAAAACAAATGTAGTTTCGCTTATCCCCTGAATTGCATATTGTCGAAGAATTAAAGAAAAAATAATACTCTGCAAAAAACCCCATCCTAAGGCAACATATCTTGTAATTTGTGCAATTTTTCTTCTACCAGCTTCTCCTTCATTTTTTTGTAAATCTTCAAGAAAAGGTAATGAAGCTGTAAGAAGTTGAATAATGATGGATGCGTTTATGAAAGGAAGTATACCCAATGCGAATATTCCAAGGGTTGAAATTCCTCCACCAGTAAAAATATCTAAAAAACCTATTAATTGGCCACCTTGATCTATAAAACTTTTAAAAGCAACCCTATCAATACCCGGCATGGGGATATAAATACCAAGTCTGACTAAAAGAAGAAGACCTAAAGTTGTTAAAACTCTACTTCGTAGCTCTTTATTTAAGAATAACTGGGAGAGTATTTCAGAAGCGCTAGGATTTCTACTTTTGTTAACAAACATTTTAAAGCTTACCTAAATTTTGAGTCAATTTATTTGTTATTTATAAGCTCGCAAGATCCACCAGCGTCCTCAATTTTTTGTTTTGCAACTTTTGTGAATGCATGAGCTTGAACCGTTAACTTTACATTAACTTTTCCATTGCCAAGAATTTTTAAAGGAAATTTTGGCTTAAAGATCAATCCTTTCTTAACAAGTGAGTCTAGGTTAACAATATCATTATCTTTGAAATCATTTAATTTATCTAAATTGATGATAGAAAAGTTCTTTTGATTAATTATTTCAAAGTGTTTTAATTTTGGAACTCTTCTATACAAAGGCATTTGGCCACCTTCAAAGCCTGGACGTGTGGGTCTTCCAGAACGTGACTTTTGTCCTCTCATTCCAAAACCACATGAAGCACCCTGACCAGCAGCAATACCTCTACCCTTTCTTAATTTTTTCTTTCTAGAGCCAGAGTTTGATTTAAGTGTATTTAATGTAGAAGTCATAATTTTCAAGAGTAGAGCTGTTCAAGTGAGATTCCTCTCTCCCTTGAGGCAGATTTGTGTGTTCTTAATTGAGAAAGAGCTACCATAGCAGCTCTTGCATTATTCAAAGGTGTTTTACTACCCAATCTTTTTGCTAAGACATTTTTTATACCGGCTAATTCTAAAACTGTTCTAATTGAACCACCAGCAATTACTCCTGTACCTGGAGCAGCTGGTCTAATAAGTACATTAGCAGCACCTTCTCTACCTATAGATAAAGTTGGTATGGAATTATTTGGAGTTAAAGGAACCCTAACAAGATTTTTTTTACCATCTGACACTCCCTTTCTAACAGCACCAATGACATCTCCAGCTTTTCCAACACCAACTCCAACTTGACCTTTCTCATTACCAACAACAACGATTGCTCTAAAACTCATTTTTTTTCCACCTTTAACAGTTTTTGATACGCGCCTTATTTGAACAACCCTTTCTTGCCAATCAGAATCTCTCTCTAGATTTTTCGAATCACCTCTTCTATTTCTCTTTCGGTCGTTATTACGATTATTCTTTTTTTGTTCGCCAAGCATGGCGCCAGGAACGTTATCATTCTTAGATTGAATTTCTTGATTTGTAGGAGTGTTAGTCATAGTAAAAATTAAAAGTTAGAATTCTAAGCCGGCTTCACGAGCAGCGTCAGCAAGTGCCTTAACTCTACCGTGATATATATTACCTCCACGGTCAAAAATTACTTGCTTAATACCTTTTTTTATCGCTCTCTTTGCTAATAATTTTCCAACAATAGAAGAAGAATTACAATCAGAAGGTAGTTTCTCAGAGTTTTCTCTTAGTTCTTTATCAACCGTTGAAGCAGCGCAAATAGTTGTTTGAGCGCTATCATCTATAACCTGGGCATAAATATGGTTATTAGAGCGAAAAACAGACAATCTTGGACGCGTTGCGTCTCCAATTAAGAATCTTCTTAATCTTCTATGTCTTTTTTGGGTTTGTAATTTCCTGGAAAGTTTGGTCATTTTTTTAATTGGAATTATTTTTTGCCAGATTTACCAGCTTTTCTGAGAATTCTCTCATCATGGTATTTAATTCCTTTACCTTTATATGGCTCTGGAGGTCTAATTGATCTGATTTTTGCTGCTTCATTGCCAACAATTTCCTTATCAATTCCAGATACGGTAACGTTTGTATTACTCTCAACTTTGTATGTTATACCATCAGGGGGGATCATTTCTACAGGATGACTATATCCTGCACTAACAACTAGATTTTTACCTTTTACTTGTGCTCTGGATCCAACGCCTACAATTTCCAGTTTTTTTGAAAAACCTTGACTAACCCCTTCAACCATATTTGCAATTAGGGCTCTACATAAACCATGTCTTTGCCTTGAGAATAGTTTTGTAGTAGTTGGAATTACGACAACAGTATTATCTTTTTTATCAAAACTAACTCCCTCCGGCATCTGACGTTTTAACTCACCCTTAGGGCCTTTAACTGTAACTGTTAATCCTTCAAAATCAACCGTTACTTTATCTGGGATAAGTACTGGTGTTTTTCCAATTCTTGACATGATTAATCCTCCTTAATAAACATAGCAAAGTACTTCGCCACCTATACCTTGCTTCCTGGCATCACGATCACTCATAACACCTTTAGAAGTCGATATGATAGCAACTCCGAGACCTCCAAGAACTTTTGGTAAAGCTCTAGTATTTTTATAAATTCTCAAACCAGGTTTACTAACTCTTTGCATGGATCGAATAGTAGGGAATTTATTCTTACCACTATATTTCAGACCAAGTATTATTTGTGATTTATAGCCTTCACCTTCCTCGTTAATGTCAGAAATGAACCCCTCTTTTTGAAGTACTTTTGCAATACTTAAGGACATTTTTGAACTTGGAATTGTTGTGGTTGTATGCTTTTTTTGACTCGCATTTCTAATTCGAGTAAGCATATCTGAAATAGGATCGTGATTTGACATGGTTTTAATTTAATTCTTACTAAAAGGCATACCTAACTCTTGCAAGAGAGCTTTACCTTCTTGATCTGATCTCGCACTAGTGACAATAGTTATATCCATACCTCTTATTGAATCTATTTTATCAAAAGAGATTTCAGGAAAAATTAATTGCTCTTTCACTCCAACTGTGTAATTCCCTCTCCCATCAAAACTTTTTGGATTAACTCCTCTAAAGTCTCTTATTCTTGGTAAAGCTAGATTTATAAATCTCTCTAAAAAAGAATACATCCTGTCACCTCTTAAAGTTACAGTACAACCAATTGGCATACCTTCACGAATTTTAAAACCCGCGATAGCTTTTTTGGCTCTAGTAACTAGGGCCTTTTGTCCTGTTATTGTTGCCATTTCATTTAAAGAAGCCTCTAAAGATTTTGAATTTGAAGCAGCTTCACCAAGACCTCTATTAACGTTGACTTTGACAACTTTAGGTACTTGATGAATATTTTTAAGACCAAGGTCCTTTAAAAGTTTTGGTCTAATTGATTCTTTGTAGCGATTTTTTAGAGTCATAATTTTTTGTTAATTCTGGTCTTTGTCAGAATTGATAAATTAGAAAAAGTTTAAATCTGGTTTCTGATGAAAAATTAATCAATTACTTCACCAGTTTTCTTCAGTCTTCTTTTCTTAACTCCCTCTTTATCAATAAAGTATTCAATCTTACTTATAAGATTTTTTTCCTTTGAGAAGAACATTACATTTGATGCATGTAACGAAGCCTCTTCTGTAAGTATTCTTCCAGTTTCACCTTCCTGAGTTGGTTTGACATGTTTTGTCCTAAGGTTAATTCCTTTAACTACAACTCTATTTTCAAGAGGTATAGTTTTTAAAACCTCTCCAGTTTTACCTTTTTCCTTCCCATTAATTACCTTAACTAAATCTCCAGTTTTGATTCTCATTTTTATTCTTTGAAAATTCTTCTTT encodes:
- the secY gene encoding preprotein translocase subunit SecY, producing MFVNKSRNPSASEILSQLFLNKELRSRVLTTLGLLLLVRLGIYIPMPGIDRVAFKSFIDQGGQLIGFLDIFTGGGISTLGIFALGILPFINASIIIQLLTASLPFLEDLQKNEGEAGRRKIAQITRYVALGWGFLQSIIFSLILRQYAIQGISETTFVLQTSIALVTGSMLVMWFSEIITEKGIGQGASLVIFLNIVSTLPKALSSTIEKAQTGDRADVLGIAVLLGVFLLTIVGIIFVQEGARRIPIVSAKRQIGNATLLPTRQSYLPLKLNAGGVMPIIFASALIFLPITIANVTGNPVLIKLASSLNPGSSNPWPYALTFFSLILGFSYFYASLTINPVDVASNLKKGGVAIPGVRPGTNTANYLSGIQNRLTLLGGLFLGSVAIIPAAVERATNVQTFQGLGATSLLILVGVAIDTAKQIQTYVISQRYEGLINN
- the rplO gene encoding 50S ribosomal protein L15; protein product: MTSTLNTLKSNSGSRKKKLRKGRGIAAGQGASCGFGMRGQKSRSGRPTRPGFEGGQMPLYRRVPKLKHFEIINQKNFSIINLDKLNDFKDNDIVNLDSLVKKGLIFKPKFPLKILGNGKVNVKLTVQAHAFTKVAKQKIEDAGGSCELINNK
- the rpsE gene encoding 30S ribosomal protein S5: MTNTPTNQEIQSKNDNVPGAMLGEQKKNNRNNDRKRNRRGDSKNLERDSDWQERVVQIRRVSKTVKGGKKMSFRAIVVVGNEKGQVGVGVGKAGDVIGAVRKGVSDGKKNLVRVPLTPNNSIPTLSIGREGAANVLIRPAAPGTGVIAGGSIRTVLELAGIKNVLAKRLGSKTPLNNARAAMVALSQLRTHKSASRERGISLEQLYS
- the rplR gene encoding 50S ribosomal protein L18; translated protein: MTKLSRKLQTQKRHRRLRRFLIGDATRPRLSVFRSNNHIYAQVIDDSAQTTICAASTVDKELRENSEKLPSDCNSSSIVGKLLAKRAIKKGIKQVIFDRGGNIYHGRVKALADAAREAGLEF
- the rplF gene encoding 50S ribosomal protein L6; the protein is MSRIGKTPVLIPDKVTVDFEGLTVTVKGPKGELKRQMPEGVSFDKKDNTVVVIPTTTKLFSRQRHGLCRALIANMVEGVSQGFSKKLEIVGVGSRAQVKGKNLVVSAGYSHPVEMIPPDGITYKVESNTNVTVSGIDKEIVGNEAAKIRSIRPPEPYKGKGIKYHDERILRKAGKSGKK
- the rpsH gene encoding 30S ribosomal protein S8; translated protein: MSNHDPISDMLTRIRNASQKKHTTTTIPSSKMSLSIAKVLQKEGFISDINEEGEGYKSQIILGLKYSGKNKFPTIRSMQRVSKPGLRIYKNTRALPKVLGGLGVAIISTSKGVMSDRDARKQGIGGEVLCYVY
- the rplE gene encoding 50S ribosomal protein L5, translating into MTLKNRYKESIRPKLLKDLGLKNIHQVPKVVKVNVNRGLGEAASNSKSLEASLNEMATITGQKALVTRAKKAIAGFKIREGMPIGCTVTLRGDRMYSFLERFINLALPRIRDFRGVNPKSFDGRGNYTVGVKEQLIFPEISFDKIDSIRGMDITIVTSARSDQEGKALLQELGMPFSKN
- the rplX gene encoding 50S ribosomal protein L24, translated to MLDSLKQKKNFQRIKMRIKTGDLVKVINGKEKGKTGEVLKTIPLENRVVVKGINLRTKHVKPTQEGETGRILTEEASLHASNVMFFSKEKNLISKIEYFIDKEGVKKRRLKKTGEVID